In a genomic window of Penaeus vannamei isolate JL-2024 chromosome 10, ASM4276789v1, whole genome shotgun sequence:
- the LOC113812205 gene encoding carbohydrate sulfotransferase 11 isoform X2 has translation MTATARDSEQEQAAPMRREGPFTTLPSVRPNQTDFGPGVHLMRRASSGDDQPEHKQVSVAEDPWKAEQDRRKAAVARGCAGWREAVSDYTPSSWGDMTSFLVDDKHKAIYCYVPKTACTNWKRLWMILTGLVEVKDPKEIHSSIPHLVHNKMRLVRQKLTKSQVQKKLETYTKMIVVRHPFERLLSAYLDKFVDPGSSFYKKSFALPIMQKYRGKDSHVSETGDGLTFGEFVKYVTSLKQYRHFDEHWKPAAELCYPCAVRYDVIVKYDTLAEDAERFLRLIGAPADLHFPTTNPRNTSSQLKRYFADIPRKQQEELFRIYQRDFKIFEYEAI, from the exons ATGACTGCCACTGCAAGGGACAGCGAGCAGGAACAGGCCGCCCCCATGCGACGAGAAGGACCTTTCACGACCTTGCCCTCTGTCCGCCCCAACCAAACAGACTTTGGTCCTGGAGTTCATCTGATGAGACGAGCATCCTCAGGCGATGACCAGCCAGAGCACAAACAGGTCAGCGTTGCGGAGGACCCATGGAAGGCAGAGCAAGACAGACGGAAGGCCGCAGTAGCGAGAGGGTGCGCCGGCTGGAGGGAGGCTGTGTCGGACTACACGCCCTCCTCCTGGGGGGACATGACGTCCTTCCTTGTGGACGACAAGCACAAGGCGATCTACTGCTACGTGCCGAAG ACTGCCTGCACGAACTGGAAGAGGCTTTGGATGATCCTGACGGGGTTGGTCGAGGTGAAGGACCCGAAGGAAATCCACAGCAGCATTCCCCACCTCGTGCACAACAAAATGAGGCTCGTGAGGCAGAAGTTAACT AAAAGCCAAGTTCAAAAGAAGCTTGAGACCTACACGAAGATGATCGTCGTGCGCCACCCATTCGAGCGGCTCCTCTCGGCCTATCTGGATAAATTTGTCGACCCAGGCAGCTCCTTCTACAAGAAAAGTTTTGCACTCCCGATCATGCAAAAATACCGTGGAAAGGACAGCCATGTGTCGGAAACAGGGGACGGATTAACGTTCGGGGAATTCGTCAAATACGTCACCAGCTTGAAGCAATACCGTCATTTCGACGAGCACTGGAAACCGGCCGCGGAACTCTGCTATCCGTGTGCTGTCCGCTATGACGTCATTGTCAAGTACGACACGCTCGCCGAGGATGCTGAGAGGTTCCTGCGCCTGATAGGAGCTCCTGCAGACCTCCACTTTCCAACCACTAACCCAAGGAACACCTCCAGCCAGCTCAAAAGATATTTCGCAGACATCCCGAGAAAACAGCAGGAGGAACTCTTCCGGATATACCAAAGAGACTTTAAGATCTTTGAGTACGAAGCCATCTAG
- the LOC113812205 gene encoding carbohydrate sulfotransferase 11 isoform X1, whose protein sequence is MTCKPKRRVCWLVVLVSSFLWCFKLIYSEFAGGDTAMTATARDSEQEQAAPMRREGPFTTLPSVRPNQTDFGPGVHLMRRASSGDDQPEHKQVSVAEDPWKAEQDRRKAAVARGCAGWREAVSDYTPSSWGDMTSFLVDDKHKAIYCYVPKTACTNWKRLWMILTGLVEVKDPKEIHSSIPHLVHNKMRLVRQKLTKSQVQKKLETYTKMIVVRHPFERLLSAYLDKFVDPGSSFYKKSFALPIMQKYRGKDSHVSETGDGLTFGEFVKYVTSLKQYRHFDEHWKPAAELCYPCAVRYDVIVKYDTLAEDAERFLRLIGAPADLHFPTTNPRNTSSQLKRYFADIPRKQQEELFRIYQRDFKIFEYEAI, encoded by the exons ATGACTTGCAAGCCGAAACGGAGGGTGTGCTGGCTGGTCGTTCTGGTCTCGTCATTCCTGTG gTGCTTCAAATTGATTTATTCGGAATTTGCAGGTGGTGACACAG CCATGACTGCCACTGCAAGGGACAGCGAGCAGGAACAGGCCGCCCCCATGCGACGAGAAGGACCTTTCACGACCTTGCCCTCTGTCCGCCCCAACCAAACAGACTTTGGTCCTGGAGTTCATCTGATGAGACGAGCATCCTCAGGCGATGACCAGCCAGAGCACAAACAGGTCAGCGTTGCGGAGGACCCATGGAAGGCAGAGCAAGACAGACGGAAGGCCGCAGTAGCGAGAGGGTGCGCCGGCTGGAGGGAGGCTGTGTCGGACTACACGCCCTCCTCCTGGGGGGACATGACGTCCTTCCTTGTGGACGACAAGCACAAGGCGATCTACTGCTACGTGCCGAAG ACTGCCTGCACGAACTGGAAGAGGCTTTGGATGATCCTGACGGGGTTGGTCGAGGTGAAGGACCCGAAGGAAATCCACAGCAGCATTCCCCACCTCGTGCACAACAAAATGAGGCTCGTGAGGCAGAAGTTAACT AAAAGCCAAGTTCAAAAGAAGCTTGAGACCTACACGAAGATGATCGTCGTGCGCCACCCATTCGAGCGGCTCCTCTCGGCCTATCTGGATAAATTTGTCGACCCAGGCAGCTCCTTCTACAAGAAAAGTTTTGCACTCCCGATCATGCAAAAATACCGTGGAAAGGACAGCCATGTGTCGGAAACAGGGGACGGATTAACGTTCGGGGAATTCGTCAAATACGTCACCAGCTTGAAGCAATACCGTCATTTCGACGAGCACTGGAAACCGGCCGCGGAACTCTGCTATCCGTGTGCTGTCCGCTATGACGTCATTGTCAAGTACGACACGCTCGCCGAGGATGCTGAGAGGTTCCTGCGCCTGATAGGAGCTCCTGCAGACCTCCACTTTCCAACCACTAACCCAAGGAACACCTCCAGCCAGCTCAAAAGATATTTCGCAGACATCCCGAGAAAACAGCAGGAGGAACTCTTCCGGATATACCAAAGAGACTTTAAGATCTTTGAGTACGAAGCCATCTAG